The genomic DNA GACAAAACTCTAACACTTTCACTTTTTCattcattttatttatattttttttgttttacctaTACTATTAACCCTATACTATTAAATTTTATTACTAATTATTTTAGTTTTAGTGCATAATTTCCATAATTATAAGCAAAAGATTAGAATtgtcttctatttttctatttatattcacttatttttggttaaatatttatataaaattgattaactattttaattaaattataaattaattagccatttatataattaatatataaataaattaattcatatataactaatttataaaatcatttatttaacgagaataaatttaaattaaatatttatataattttttatataattataaattataaaaactaTAAGTTTATATATTGTCCTCCTTTAGTATAAATAAGTGTTATAAattgataataataatactttTATTAAAGGGTAGTTAGTAAAAATGTCATATACATATCATCCATCCTGTCTTTCATTCCTTCTACACCAAATAAAGGAAGGAATCATTCCTATGCATCCTTCCATATTTCACTAAATAGACGGCTCCCtcctccatccatccatcctccAATCCGTCCTTCATACCAAACAGAGGATTAAGGTGCCAATCAAGGATGTATCTAAATGCATGGAcagatgtatgtatgtattgcgCATGCTTgcgtgcatgtatgtatgtgtgtgcacACTGTGTATGCCTCTATGTATCTGTGCATGTAAATCAGTAAATGCTTATATAAAATATTCGTCTCCTCACAGCTACAAGTTCGTCCTCAAATTGTAAAACAATAAATTTGAATTAGGGAATTTAATGATgtaatttcaaaaatataaataacaagGTCAAAGATTCCAAAAACAATaagaaagaacaaaactaattagCTAAGCAGCAGCTGTTTTATAACGCAATTACCATCACAAGCTCGACCCCTAATTCAGGCCGATCAAATTGAACTCTGCACCGGTTCCGGTCAACAGTCAGAATACTTCCATCATGAATTTCTCTTGTTTTGGGATGACAAGCGATAACACGTTGCCCAACTGATAAAGGCTGAGCCAGATCTGTTGGGAGTCCTTCTCTAACACCAGCTCGAAGTTCAGCATAATGCTTCCTTACTGATTCCCGATATTGCTCaagcttctctctttcttcctgcaAAAACTGTTTTGACAACCTACGTGGCTTTCCAAGAGAACTGCGATAATGAACAAACAAGCATTTAGGTAAACAGTCTCAATAAAACATAAATACGAAATATGAAAATACCTTCGTATGACACCCCACTCGATACGAGTTAGCCTTGGCACATGGCCCAATCTCACATGATTTAGGTACTCTACAAACTCACTTTTGGCAAACCAAGGATAATCTATCGCACTGTAAAACCATTCAAACATACACCATCTACGCAACATTCGAGAAGACAAGCTGTGAGAAAGTTTTTGCTGCAAGAAGTAACATCAGACTTTGTTAAAAACTTCTAGCTGAGTAACACTTGGACCATAGAAGATAAAATATATCAAACCTTGAGATCAACCACCCTGTTGATAGGATGTGAGTACTTATCAGGACGATTGCCTACAGTATTCTCATTGGACTTAAACTCCTTCGATCTCCATGCTTTCTGTAGACCTACCTTGCGGCGGCTTCTACTTTTGGTTAGCAAGCTAACAGGACAAGTACTAGAAGCCTGTACAATTGTTTCGTTTGAATCTGTGACTGGTCTAAGTAGATCAGTACTTGAAGAAGAGTTCTCCTGTGGTTTAACCAATTTTGCTTGCTTTGGTGATGAACTAACTTGACTAACACGTCTAGTTTTACTAATCaatctcttcccttcttctggTGAGACCTGGAAAACAAGTGCATCAGAAGAAATATTAATAGAAATCCATAACTAGAACTTCGTGCCATCTTATTTTCAGAAGGAATTCATCTATCAATTACTCCAtcagagaaagaaaaaacacaGTCAGCATAAATTATTCTCAAATTGCAAATAGTAAATAAAgtgaaatataaatataaggcaaacaaagaaaactagaaaactaacagaaaagatgaaaatagattggcatgaagaatttgaatcaaaattttagaaaatgaagttcttcttttttatattcTGGTTTTTGTGTGTGcgtgccttttttttcttttttgctgggggggggggggggggggggggggatgcaTCAACTTAAATGTATTATTTTAATCAGTCAAACCAGATATATATCAATTTTGAGCTTATTTTTGTGGTTAATGCTTAAACGTAGTTATGAAATGTTAGCTTGAGCAACAATtgcttaaaattattttaatgcacatTTTTAACAACAATAgataaatatatcaaggaagaCTGGTGTAATCCTAGATAAAAGCAAAACTAAAAAATAATGTTCaccaataataattaatataagtttattaaaaaatataaatatagaatAAACCTTGACAAATGTGAATCCTTTTACAGATTTGTGAATCTTTTTGCAATGGGGTGTGTCAAGTATTAGAATCATATGGCACAATACCTCTACCGTGCCAATGTTTAGCTGGCACCTACATAATATGTAATACTTAATTACGCCTCCATGGCAATCGCTTAACCATGAATATGTGATACTTAATTACGCCTCCATTGACCTGAGTTTTGAGAAGTTCTAGTATACATGTATGGTTACTTTAGCAAAATTAGCACAAAGAGTTGTGCATCTCTTCATGTCTACCACTTTCTGACATTTAATTACTTAATACTgttgtttattctttttttaatcatcgattctttttccaatttttaaccTTCTTAGTCaaaactagcaaaaataatttaatgTCCTCTTTTGAATGTATTAGGCAGAAAGTATTAAGGGGAAAATGTTCCTCCTACTCCCCATCTTTACCACATGTGAATTTGGACCTTGTGATGGTTAAGAAGTCCACAAAAAAATTTCAACCACTAGCAAGACCATCGACCAAGACATCTGAGCCTTTTCATGAAAGAAGGGTACAAAGGCTATCCAAGAAGCTTTAAAAATGCCACGTCATGATTGAAGCCTGAGGGTGAACCATGGCCCAATGGCACCGTTCCTCCATGGTCGCAAGTTCGAAACACAGAAGCAGCCTCTCCACATGCAAAGGTAAGGCTGTGTAAATTTGAGCATCCCTAGACAAAACAATGGCAAGAGCCTTGTGCACTGAGCCGCCCTTTATGATTGAAGCCTCTTTTATAAAGGTTCTTTTtgcattaggatttcaaattgctAAGTCTTATTATTCACAAAAAGACTGCACATGAACAAGCCTTGCTAGAAGGCCATAAGTAGAAGTCATCAATAATGGCAACGAGAACAGCATAGGGCTAATCAAATCTAACAATTATGAAACACACACAAACAAGACCAAGAGCTCATGCATACCAGGCAGAATCAAAGTTATCTCCTCACATTGGTGCTAACTAACAAAATAAGGTACAACCCGTTTTCATTGTACAAGAAAAGGGGGATATAATAGAGTTTATTTCAtgcattatataatatatagacTTACTAAAAGAAGCTAAATATCAATGTATCGATTTGCATATAGTACATTTGACAAGAAATAGCCAGCTGAAATTCAACtataatagaaagaaaaaaaggtcaATCAGAGTCTTTAAAACTATTCCAGAAACATTTTTTAGCCATCATAATAAGAAATCAAGTTatgaggaaaaaaaggaagaaagattaaGGCACCTCTATCTTCTGTGGTTCACATTTCTGAGAATCACCATTAAATTCACCTTTTGAAGCCTGCAAATGGTAAAAATAAATAGGTAGAAGTCATAAAACAAAGGCAGCTCATATCCTGCCTGAAAAAGACATCTCATACACTGAACAAATGACGGTAAGTGCAAAAAATGAGATGGCAATATCATGTTTATCAAAACAGTTGCATTAGAATCTTACTTTTCCAGTCGAAGACTTCCGtttttttttctgcatcttACTGGTGCATGCACAAGTTTGCTGCTTCACTTCAGAAATGGCATTTACATCATGACGTAAACACTTTGCAGGCTTAGCACTTTTCCTGGTAACAGCATCAGTACCAACACTTGTCGAATACCCTGTCTCCTTTTTCACTGAAACTTTGGCCTGATCTCTCTCATGTGTTGTTGACATTGATTCAGGTATATTAGGCTCCTCAGCAGTGTTGatgtttcttttctcttctttaacTTGGAAAGATGATTCTAGAATTCATACGAGAAAGACATACATATTAGAAAAACGGAAGATCAGTTTTTAAATGAATAACATGTAGATAAGGTCAGAAAGGtgaaattaaaaaacaaaaaacacagTGCTAGTAAATTCATTTGGCTAATATCGAcaaatttcataaattagaCATTAATCCTTTAAACAGTTCATGATAACctctgaaggaaaaaaaagtacaGTACTCAGACATGTCGAAGCAAGATCATTTAGTCAAACTAACTAAAAGGACTTGTCTCCAGAAATGATTAAAGGATCATGTCTTGGTTTTTGTTCTTTTATATATGCAATGATATTGAGCAGCTAAACTCCAATCTGTATATGATGAATGAACTCTCTCACTCGCATGCGCATGCGCTCATTCGTTGCATTAGTATGTGGGTGCATCTGCAAGCACCAGCACGGAAGATAAAGGTTTTATCAGGAGTCCTACAGAGAGTGAGGAATGAGCAATTATCTTTTGTATCCACTAGTACTAATAAAAGTCAAGAAATGTttgattatattaatattaactACATTTACTTTAGACACAAAATGATCATTATAGACCCCATAGAATCATCATCAAGAAAGTtttagaaagagagaaaattttTTCCATGCTATACCACAAATAACCTCCTCAACCAGCCACCATGGAAATATCAGGCTAATAGAGAATCTTAGAcatcatcaaaaaataaaactctatttactgAGAATTTATACCTTATTAATCCACTTCAAGTTATAGAACTTCTTCGGTAATGTGCATGAAAGTTTAAGCAGGACTGACAAAATCATGCCCAGTATGTAGAATTTCAAATGATTAATTAATACAATAAAATGCTTAAGAAAATTTAGTGCCCTTAAACTTCTAATAAACTAGAACTTAACATGCCTTTGCAACAAACTCAAAAATTATTAGTTGAGATAAAAATGCAACGTTCTTCCTAGAGGTTCTGCAAAATAAGGCCTTTGGCCCTTTAGCCTTAGACAAGATAGGTTTTGCAAATGGCTGAAATTGCCAAACCTCCAAAATCAAGGTCAAATTTTGACATGTTTAGACTgaaaatctgaaatttaaaaccatGGATGTAATAAGATTATTGTGCATGTTGATAATGATAAACAATCTACGTTCACCTTATCTGGCATAACTTCCTGTTTTTCTGTATACATATATTTACAGATAAATGACAGTAAAATGTTCTTAGCAGCTCAGATCTAAGTTGATACAAACTTCAAAAACCAAAAGACATTGAATCCAATTTCCAATCCACAAATAGTGAGGTTTACAAGTTTAATTCACTTGAAACAAGTTTCCTGAACATGTTAGTAATgtaacaattatgaacaatgACCCACTTTACAAATGTAAATACATCCCAACAACAATTTCATACTAACTTTTGGTAATAGTAGTTCTCAAAAAAGATCTAGAATGAAAGGTCATGAGAATGTGCATTCTTAATCTCTGAAAAGGAAACAAAAGGAACCAAAGGAAGTACTCAATAATTCAATACGAAAAAAGAAAGCATTGCAAACTACAAAAGGATGAACACTAATTCTGACAACAATGACTTGTTATGTATCATACTAGAGTAGtagtaaaattaaaaaatacaaaaaaaaatctgagacATATGAACAGGAAACTAACCAGATTCAACGGTAGAGGTAGGCAGCAAGATATTTACAGACAAATCTGCAAGTGTCTGTAGAGCATCAAGGGCGGAGCTTTCATCTACATGAACAAAACAGTGAACAAGAATAATATTTCGTAGGCATTTGATGTAACAGACAACAAGACAAGATGGCATGTGCCAAAAGAAAGTGAAACAACATAATTGTATAGCATCATGCACCAATCAATTTAACATATTCTCAATGTCAAGCTTGAAAGGAAACAAAATTAGCATTATGCACAATTCCAtagaatatattatattatcaagCTGGAAAGGAAACAAAAGGTAAAAATCACATACAAAGAACTAAACGAGAAAAATTGAGAATCATGAAAATATTTCAATGACCAACATACCGAATAAGTAACCAAAAATTATTCAAATAATTCATTTTAGAAGATTAGAATATTCAATATAAAAGATTTGTCTATCACCAGAACTATGAaagttctttttccttttttgtgtgtgtggggTGGGGGGTGGCGCAATCTTGCTCATTTGTCTAGAAAGGGATCAAAGATGTGCTCAATGTCATATGACACTTGACCATATAGTACATGGAATAAGCAACACAGTTAAATAAAAGAAGATGGTAGTAAGAATTCAATTCCAATTTGTACATTGTTAAGCTAGAAATAAAGAACAAACAATAAAATGTCGTCACAGCcacaaataaaaatattcaaaagaagaaatgatAACTACCTTTTAATCATATTGAGAATCCTAAGAAAAAGCACAAAATTTGACACGTACCTCCAAAAAATAGCTGGCGGCTTCTTTTCCTTGAACTCTTGGATCCTCTTACAGTTTTACCCTCCATAGTCTCTCCGTCAATTTCATCTTTAACTTTTCTAATATTGATGCCTTCTTCAGTACCACTGCATGCTTCCCTGTCATCATCAAGTTGATCATTTTCCATGTCTGCTGctgctttttttctcttttcctgaagtttcttcaccttccttctagtttcaactgcTGCAGCCCCGTCATTTTCTATCAGACGAGTGACATCTCTAACAAAATCTCCATTCTCAGCTTCTCTACTTCCTAAACTGCCTTCATGACAATCGCCCTCAATTTGAACACCAACTAACTTTGAGCTGTCCATCTCCGACTCGTTCTACATTTTGTATTAGGAAgagaattttttattatttatagcaTTATGGCAGAAGAAATAAACTCCAGAACTTAAGATGCTCACCTTTTTTTCACCACTCTTAGCAGGAGAAGATCTCCTGTGATCAGCTCTTCTTCCAGGGGTTCTAGAAAGCTGCGGTGAGCCTCCTCTCTGAGAAGCCTCTGCTAAAGCCAATGCAGCCACATGAG from Phoenix dactylifera cultivar Barhee BC4 unplaced genomic scaffold, palm_55x_up_171113_PBpolish2nd_filt_p 000040F, whole genome shotgun sequence includes the following:
- the LOC103719317 gene encoding protein ALWAYS EARLY 2-like isoform X5: MSKGSDGPYPDLLQYQSGPTSGCLSLLKKKRSGDLFPGSRPRAVGKRTPRIPVSNMYSRDDRDKILSPNKQALKSVSNTADDEGAHVAALALAEASQRGGSPQLSRTPGRRADHRRSSPAKSGEKKNESEMDSSKLVGVQIEGDCHEGSLGSREAENGDFVRDVTRLIENDGAAAVETRRKVKKLQEKRKKAAADMENDQLDDDREACSGTEEGINIRKVKDEIDGETMEGKTVRGSKSSRKRSRQLFFGDESSALDALQTLADLSVNILLPTSTVESESSFQVKEEKRNINTAEEPNIPESMSTTHERDQAKVSVKKETGYSTSVGTDAVTRKSAKPAKCLRHDVNAISEVKQQTCACTSKMQKKKRKSSTGKASKGEFNGDSQKCEPQKIEVSPEEGKRLISKTRRVSQVSSSPKQAKLVKPQENSSSSTDLLRPVTDSNETIVQASSTCPVSLLTKSRSRRKVGLQKAWRSKEFKSNENTVGNRPDKYSHPINRVVDLKQKLSHSLSSRMLRRWCMFEWFYSAIDYPWFAKSEFVEYLNHVRLGHVPRLTRIEWGVIRSSLGKPRRLSKQFLQEEREKLEQYRESVRKHYAELRAGVREGLPTDLAQPLSVGQRVIACHPKTREIHDGSILTVDRNRCRVQFDRPELGVELVMDIDCMPLNPLENIPEALRRQNIVANKFCTSFSDTKLDDGSKEWKIGGSMKFAPAESLEITNGSSNIASSSYPMHTLMKQAKGDTIDAIVQAKATVNEVAVAAQQAMYSQPCTLSQIQEREADIRVLAELSRALDKKEALLMELRHMNEEVSGKQKDGDAIKDLEHFRKQYAMVLVQLRDANDQVASALLSLRQRNTYHGNSTHAWVRSIENSGGAAGPPDSCNPSAFLNQDSGSHVAEIVESSRRKARTVVDAAMQAMCALKEGEDAFVKIGEALDSANNRISGPVSGVFGVRRNPPDPGHGISAYQDHTTSCMSEATVHASPKPHISSDSEIQLPSDLISSCVATLLMIQTCTERQYPPAEIAQILDSAVTSLQPCCPQNLPIYREIETCMGIIKNQMLALIPTPSIIPPVEVPVAQK